Proteins co-encoded in one Microbacterium hydrocarbonoxydans genomic window:
- a CDS encoding ATP-binding cassette domain-containing protein, which produces MNALLEVKDLHVTYPGKGFRAEPFHALKGVSLDIRPGETVGLVGESGSGKTTLGRAVLGLAPVTEGSIRYDGREIGHLNRRERRTLSSEIQVVFQDPYSSLNPSMTIAQILAEPLTARGVSSKEANARVADLLDRVGLPTDAARRLPREFSGGQRQRVAIARALALDPRLIVCDEPVSALDLSTQARVLDLFIEIQERTGVAYLFISHDLAVVRHISHRVAVMYRGELVETGDGDQVTARPEHPYTQRLFLAAPVPDPDAQQKRRADRRALIDAQTSEGSAA; this is translated from the coding sequence ATGAATGCACTGCTCGAGGTCAAGGACCTGCACGTCACGTATCCCGGCAAGGGCTTCCGCGCCGAGCCGTTCCATGCGCTCAAGGGCGTGTCCCTCGACATCCGCCCGGGCGAGACCGTGGGCCTGGTGGGCGAATCGGGTTCGGGCAAGACAACGCTGGGTCGGGCCGTGCTGGGCCTCGCTCCGGTGACCGAGGGGTCGATCCGCTACGACGGTCGCGAGATCGGTCACCTCAACCGGCGCGAGCGACGCACGCTCTCGAGCGAGATCCAGGTCGTGTTCCAGGACCCGTACTCGTCGCTGAACCCGTCGATGACGATCGCGCAGATCCTCGCCGAACCACTCACCGCCCGCGGGGTCTCGTCGAAAGAGGCGAACGCCAGGGTCGCCGACCTGCTCGACCGCGTGGGGCTGCCGACGGATGCTGCCCGTCGGCTGCCCCGCGAGTTCTCGGGCGGGCAGCGCCAGCGCGTCGCGATCGCGCGCGCGCTGGCGCTCGACCCCCGTCTGATCGTGTGCGACGAGCCGGTCTCGGCGCTCGATCTGTCGACGCAGGCCAGGGTGCTCGATCTCTTCATCGAGATCCAGGAGCGCACCGGGGTCGCGTACCTCTTCATCTCGCACGACCTCGCCGTGGTCCGCCACATCAGTCATCGCGTGGCAGTGATGTATCGAGGCGAGCTGGTCGAGACCGGCGACGGCGACCAGGTCACCGCGCGCCCCGAGCACCCCTACACGCAGCGGCTCTTCCTCGCCGCCCCCGTTCCCGACCCCGATGCGCAGCAGAAGCGTCGCGCCGACCGCCGTGCCCTCATCGACGCTCAGACCTCCGAAGGATCAGCCGCATGA
- a CDS encoding dipeptide/oligopeptide/nickel ABC transporter permease/ATP-binding protein has translation MTAIDVPVAVPTPTAKTSLLRRLVRRPVSLISLLFLVVVAVIAITGRWIAPFDPNLASLQLVLAPPSAEHLLGADSAGRDVLSRLLAATQITLAAALVAVVTALVIGVISGLIAGYYRGWFDAVASWVTSLVMALPGIVVLLAARAVLGPSVWLAMFIFGILLAPAYYRLVYAAVTGVRGELYVDAAKVSGLSDVRIIGRHILSVVRAPIIIQSAIITGIAIAIQSGLEFLGLGDMSVPTWGGMLNDGFANIYKQPLLMLWPSLAIALTAIALTLLANGMRDVLERTAVVRRRRRRAVTTATGSIAAVTTSFSLSGGDASELDDSSPLPVVGDTIVHPDDAGSTVAGAPAILTVSDLRVAYEQSEGEDIEVVHGVSLQIRKGEVHGLIGESGSGKTQTAFAVLGLLPRGGRVTGGSIVYEGTQLADASESAYAGIRGRRIGYIPQEPMSNLDPSFTIGYQLVEPLRKNLNLSKKEATERALALLDRVGIPNPKRTFEAYPFEVSGGMAQRVLIAGAVSTDPDLIIADEPTTALDVTVQAEVLDLLRDLQRERQMAMLLVTHNFGVVADLCDRVTVMQQGLFVEQGPVRTILGSPSHAYTQSLLDAILDEGPARGPLISAGTAEGGRS, from the coding sequence ATGACCGCTATCGACGTTCCCGTCGCGGTGCCGACGCCCACGGCGAAGACCTCGCTGCTTCGTCGACTCGTGCGACGTCCCGTCTCGCTGATCTCACTGCTCTTCCTCGTCGTCGTCGCCGTGATCGCGATCACGGGCCGGTGGATCGCCCCGTTCGATCCGAACCTCGCATCGCTCCAGCTCGTGCTCGCTCCGCCGAGCGCCGAGCACCTGCTCGGTGCCGACAGCGCCGGCCGGGATGTTCTGTCCCGCCTGCTGGCGGCGACTCAGATCACGCTCGCCGCCGCACTCGTGGCGGTCGTCACGGCTCTCGTGATCGGCGTGATCTCGGGCCTCATCGCCGGCTACTACCGAGGCTGGTTCGACGCGGTGGCCTCGTGGGTCACCTCTCTCGTCATGGCCCTTCCCGGCATCGTCGTGCTGCTCGCCGCCCGCGCCGTCCTCGGCCCGAGCGTGTGGCTCGCGATGTTCATCTTCGGCATCCTGCTCGCCCCCGCCTACTACCGTCTGGTCTACGCGGCGGTCACGGGAGTGCGCGGCGAGCTGTACGTCGACGCGGCCAAGGTGTCGGGCCTCTCGGACGTGCGCATCATCGGGCGCCACATCCTGTCGGTCGTGCGCGCCCCGATCATCATCCAGTCGGCGATCATCACCGGCATCGCGATCGCCATCCAGTCGGGTCTCGAGTTCCTCGGCCTCGGCGACATGAGTGTTCCGACCTGGGGCGGCATGCTCAACGACGGGTTCGCGAACATCTACAAGCAGCCGCTGCTGATGCTCTGGCCCTCGCTCGCGATCGCGCTCACGGCCATCGCTCTCACCCTGCTCGCGAACGGCATGCGCGACGTGCTCGAGCGCACGGCCGTCGTGCGCCGTCGCCGCCGCCGCGCAGTCACGACGGCAACCGGCTCGATCGCGGCCGTGACCACGTCGTTCAGCCTCTCGGGAGGCGACGCCTCCGAACTCGACGACTCGTCTCCGCTGCCCGTCGTGGGAGACACGATCGTGCATCCCGACGATGCGGGCAGCACCGTCGCCGGAGCTCCGGCGATCCTGACCGTGTCTGATCTGCGCGTCGCATACGAGCAGTCCGAGGGAGAGGACATCGAGGTCGTCCACGGGGTCTCGCTGCAGATCCGCAAGGGCGAGGTGCACGGACTCATCGGTGAATCGGGCTCGGGCAAGACGCAGACCGCGTTCGCCGTGCTCGGCCTGCTGCCTCGGGGCGGCCGGGTCACCGGCGGCTCCATCGTCTACGAGGGGACGCAGCTCGCCGACGCCTCCGAGAGCGCGTATGCCGGCATCCGCGGTCGGCGCATCGGCTACATCCCTCAGGAGCCGATGAGCAACCTCGACCCGTCGTTCACGATCGGCTACCAACTCGTCGAGCCGCTGCGCAAGAACCTCAACCTGTCGAAGAAGGAGGCCACCGAGAGGGCGCTCGCGCTGCTCGACCGCGTCGGCATCCCGAACCCGAAGCGCACCTTCGAGGCGTATCCCTTCGAGGTGTCGGGGGGCATGGCGCAGCGTGTCCTGATCGCCGGGGCCGTGTCGACCGACCCCGACCTCATCATCGCCGACGAGCCCACGACGGCGCTCGACGTCACGGTGCAGGCCGAGGTGCTCGACCTGCTGCGCGACCTGCAGCGGGAGCGCCAGATGGCGATGCTGCTGGTCACGCACAACTTCGGAGTCGTCGCCGACCTGTGCGACCGGGTCACGGTGATGCAGCAGGGGCTCTTCGTCGAGCAGGGGCCCGTGCGCACCATCCTCGGCTCGCCCTCGCACGCCTACACGCAGTCGCTGCTCGACGCGATCCTCGACGAGGGTCCCGCCCGCGGCCCGCTCATCTCTGCAGGAACCGCCGAAGGAGGCCGGTCATGA
- a CDS encoding ABC transporter permease: MLMFIVRRILAGIVLLVVISIVTFGLLFLDSANIARRILGQNATEELVAQKAAELGLDRPLAAQYWDWLTSALTGDLGRSWFNGQLVSVSLSGRLSVSLSLVIGATLISAVLAVVLGVLAARRGGWVDTVVQFISVIGFAIPGFLIALYLVLIFAINLHWFKATGYIPIAQSFSGWLSSVTLPIVALSIGAIAAVAQQVRGSVVDAMSRDYVRTLRSRGLSSGSVVYKHVLRNAGGPALAVLAVQFIGLLGGAVIVEQVFALPGMGQLTVSATTQGDIPVVMGVVIAFAVIVLIVNLLIDLAQAALNPKVRLS; encoded by the coding sequence ATGCTCATGTTCATCGTGCGCCGGATCCTCGCCGGCATCGTCCTGCTCGTCGTCATCTCGATCGTGACGTTCGGGCTCCTCTTCCTCGACAGCGCCAACATCGCCCGCCGGATCCTCGGTCAGAACGCCACCGAAGAGCTGGTCGCCCAGAAGGCGGCTGAGCTGGGCCTCGACCGTCCGCTCGCCGCCCAGTACTGGGACTGGCTGACCTCGGCGCTCACCGGCGATCTCGGTCGCTCCTGGTTCAACGGCCAGCTCGTGTCGGTCAGCCTCAGCGGTCGACTCAGCGTCAGCCTCTCCCTCGTGATCGGCGCGACCCTCATCTCGGCCGTGCTCGCCGTCGTCCTCGGTGTGCTGGCGGCTCGTCGCGGCGGCTGGGTCGACACCGTCGTGCAGTTCATCTCGGTGATCGGCTTCGCGATCCCGGGCTTCCTCATCGCCCTGTATCTCGTGCTGATCTTCGCGATCAACCTGCACTGGTTCAAGGCGACCGGGTACATACCCATCGCGCAGTCGTTCAGCGGCTGGCTCTCGTCGGTGACTCTGCCGATCGTCGCTCTGTCGATCGGAGCGATCGCGGCCGTCGCACAGCAGGTGCGCGGCTCGGTCGTCGACGCGATGTCGCGCGACTACGTGCGCACGCTCCGATCCCGCGGGCTGTCGTCGGGCAGCGTCGTGTACAAGCACGTGCTGCGAAATGCCGGAGGCCCGGCCCTCGCCGTGCTCGCGGTGCAGTTCATCGGCCTTCTCGGCGGCGCCGTCATCGTGGAGCAGGTCTTCGCCCTGCCCGGCATGGGGCAGCTCACGGTGTCGGCCACGACGCAGGGCGACATCCCCGTGGTCATGGGCGTCGTGATCGCGTTCGCCGTGATCGTGCTCATCGTGAACCTCCTGATCGACCTCGCGCAGGCAGCGCTCAACCCGAAGGTGCGACTCTCATGA
- a CDS encoding ABC transporter substrate-binding protein yields the protein MFRWKATAATIAIAALVLTGCAGGAEDGGSGDGSGGTLTLGAITPPTTFDPAGSEWGNRAPFYQAVFDTLLLATPEGTIEPWLATEWSYNEDNTVLTLTLRDDVTFSDGSALTGQVVADNLQRFKDGTSPDANYFAGITSFEAPDDTTVVITLSAPDPALLNYLTRDPGLVASGESLENDNLATDPVGSGPYILDTAATVTGTSYTYTKNPDYWNPDVQHYDNLVINVLADATASLNAIKAGEANGVKLASNDNLAEVEGAGWTVNANELDFQGMLLLDRAGTMNPALADVRVRQALNYAFDREGLLDALQLGNGTVTTQVFPESSAAYDPELDDYYTYDPEKAKELLAEAGYATGLTLSMPSSTLLGATTYTLIEQQLADVGIGVEYTDPGNNFIADLLAPKFPVSFMALEQNPDWQLIQFMIAPSAIFNPFGYEDPKVDEYIQQIQFGDEATQESVAKELNAYIVEQAWFAPFYRVQGSFATDAGTAVEVLPTNAYPAIYDFTPKS from the coding sequence ATGTTCCGTTGGAAGGCCACAGCAGCCACCATCGCCATCGCTGCTCTCGTACTCACCGGCTGCGCCGGCGGTGCGGAAGACGGCGGCTCGGGGGACGGGAGCGGCGGCACGCTCACACTCGGGGCGATCACTCCGCCCACCACGTTCGATCCCGCTGGTTCGGAATGGGGCAACCGCGCTCCGTTCTACCAGGCGGTCTTCGACACTCTTCTTCTCGCCACTCCCGAGGGCACCATCGAGCCCTGGCTTGCGACCGAATGGTCGTACAACGAGGACAACACCGTCCTCACCCTCACGCTGCGTGACGATGTCACGTTCTCCGACGGCTCGGCACTCACCGGCCAGGTCGTCGCCGACAACCTCCAGCGCTTCAAAGACGGCACCTCGCCCGACGCGAACTACTTCGCCGGGATCACGAGCTTCGAGGCCCCCGACGACACGACCGTCGTGATCACGCTCAGCGCACCCGATCCCGCGCTGCTCAACTACCTCACGCGAGACCCGGGACTCGTGGCCAGCGGCGAATCGCTCGAGAACGACAATCTCGCGACCGACCCGGTCGGCTCCGGACCCTACATCCTCGACACGGCTGCCACGGTCACCGGCACCAGCTACACGTACACGAAGAACCCCGACTACTGGAACCCCGACGTGCAGCACTACGACAACCTCGTGATCAACGTGCTCGCCGACGCCACCGCCTCGCTCAACGCGATCAAGGCGGGAGAGGCGAACGGCGTCAAGCTCGCCAGCAACGACAACCTCGCCGAGGTCGAAGGGGCGGGGTGGACCGTCAACGCGAACGAGCTCGACTTCCAGGGGATGCTGCTGCTCGACCGCGCCGGCACCATGAACCCGGCACTCGCCGACGTGCGCGTCCGCCAGGCACTGAACTACGCGTTCGACCGTGAGGGTCTGCTCGACGCACTGCAGCTCGGCAACGGCACCGTCACGACCCAGGTGTTCCCCGAGAGCTCGGCGGCGTACGATCCCGAGCTGGACGACTACTACACGTACGACCCCGAGAAGGCGAAGGAGCTTCTGGCCGAAGCCGGCTACGCCACCGGTCTCACGCTGTCGATGCCGTCGTCCACACTGCTGGGCGCCACCACCTACACGCTGATCGAGCAGCAGCTCGCCGACGTGGGGATCGGCGTCGAGTACACCGATCCGGGCAACAACTTCATCGCCGACCTCCTGGCGCCGAAGTTCCCGGTCTCGTTCATGGCTCTGGAGCAGAACCCGGATTGGCAGCTGATCCAGTTCATGATCGCTCCCTCCGCGATCTTCAACCCGTTCGGCTACGAGGACCCGAAGGTCGACGAGTACATCCAGCAGATCCAGTTCGGTGACGAGGCCACGCAGGAGTCGGTGGCGAAGGAGCTGAACGCGTACATCGTGGAGCAGGCGTGGTTCGCGCCGTTCTACCGCGTGCAGGGCAGCTTCGCCACGGATGCCGGCACGGCCGTCGAGGTGCTCCCGACGAACGCCTACCCCGCGATCTACGACTTCACGCCCAAGTCCTGA